In Spinacia oleracea cultivar Varoflay chromosome 5, BTI_SOV_V1, whole genome shotgun sequence, a single window of DNA contains:
- the LOC110775086 gene encoding elongation factor Tu, chloroplastic yields MALSATSSAMAAIALTHQPPHNQPSMSLLPNLTFHPKTPSKLILSSSFTPSLATSSSATSTAAATTSTRRRTFTVRAARGKFERNKPHVNIGTIGHVDHGKTTLTAALTMALASMGNSAPKKYDEIDAAPEERARGITINTATVEYETENRHYAHVDCPGHADYVKNMITGAAQMDGAILVCSGADGPMPQTKEHILLAKQVGVPNMVVFLNKQDQVDDEELLQLVELEVRELLSNYDFPGDDIPIISGSALLALEELMKNPTIKRGDNTWVDKIYQLMDAVDEYIPIPTRQTDLPFLMAIEDVFSITGRGTVATGRVERGTVKTGETVDIVGMRETRNTTVTGVEMFQKILDEALAGDNVGLLLRGIQKIDIQRGMVLAKPGTITPHTKFSAIVYVLKKEEGGRHSPFFVKYRPQFYMRTTDVTGEVSKIMNDKDEESKMVMPGDRVKMEVTLIHPVACEAGMRFAIREGGKTVGAGVIQSIIE; encoded by the coding sequence ATGGCGTTATCCGCTACTTCTTCCGCCATGGCAGCCATTGCCTTAACCCACCAACCACCCCACAATCAACCTTCTATGTCTCTCCTCCCAAATCTCACTTTCCACCCTAAAACCCCATCTAAACTCATCCTTTCCTCTTCTTTTACCCCCTCACTCGCCACCTCCTCAAGCGCCACTTCTACCGCCGCCGCTACCACCTCCACACGCCGCCGTACCTTCACCGTTCGCGCTGCTAGGGGGAAATTCGAGAGGAACAAACCCCATGTCAATATCGGCACTATTGGCCATGTTGACCACGGTAAGACCACCCTTACCGCCGCCCTCACCATGGCTCTTGCGTCAATGGGAAACTCCGCTCCGAAAAAGTACGACGAAATTGACGCTGCCCCGGAGGAGCGTGCTCGTGGTATTACAATTAACACCGCCACCGTCGAATACGAAACCGAGAACCGCCACTACGCCCATGTCGACTGCCCCGGTCACGCCGATTATGTGAAGAATATGATTACCGGCGCTGCCCAGATGGACGGCGCTATCCTGGTTTGTTCCGGCGCCGACGGGCCTATGCCGCAGACAAAGGAGCACATCTTGCTTGCTAAGCAGGTGGGTGTCCCTAACATGGTTGTATTTCTGAACAAGCAAGACCAGGTTGATGATGAGGAGCTTCTTCAATTGGTTGAGCTTGAGGTGAGAGAATTGTTATCTAATTATGATTTTCCTGGTGATGATATTCCTATTATTTCTGGGTCTGCTCTTTTAGCTCTTGAGGAATTGATGAAGAACCCTACAATTAAAAGGGGGGATAACACCTGGGTAGATAAAATTTACCAATTAATGGATGCTGTTGATGAATACATCCCAATTCCCACTAGGCAAACCGATTTACCCTTCTTGATGGCCATTGAAGACGTGTTTTCGATCACCGGTCGTGGGACCGTGGCCACCGGGAGGGTCGAAAGAGGGACTGTTAAAACTGGGGAAACTGTTGACATTGTAGGAATGAGGGAGACTAGGAATACTACTGTAACTGGGGTTGAAATGTTCCAGAAGATTCTAGATGAAGCTTTAGCTGGTGACAATGTTGGGTTGTTGTTGAGAGGTATTCAGAAGATTGATATTCAGAGAGGTATGGTTCTTGCTAAACCAGGAACTATTACCCCTCACACTAAGTTTAGTGCCATTGTTTATGTGTTGAAGAAGGAAGAAGGTGGTAGGCATTCACCTTTCTTTGTCAAGTACAGACCTCAGTTCTATATGAGGACTACTGATGTAACTGGAGAAGTGTCGAAGATTATGAATGACAAAGATGAAGAGTCTAAGATGGTTATGCCTGGTGATCGAGTTAAGATGGAGGTTACGCTTATTCACCCTGTTGCTTGTGAAGCGGGAATGAGGTTTGCTATTAGGGAAGGTGGAAAGACTGTTGGTGCTGGTGTTATCCAGTCTATCATTGAGTAA